From the genome of Pantoea alfalfae, one region includes:
- a CDS encoding very short patch repair endonuclease: protein MADVHSSETRSKNMRAIRAQDTAIEQRIALLLKDRGFSFRVQDKNLPGRPDFVLTEQQAIIFVHGCFWHRHHCYLFKLPATRTEFWTGKINSNVERDRRYVRQLQESGWKVLIIWECALRGKLRLADQDLLERLEEWLLAMPESAEIDHQGIHHYNADC from the coding sequence ATGGCTGATGTTCACTCCAGCGAAACACGCAGCAAAAATATGCGTGCCATTCGCGCTCAGGATACGGCCATTGAGCAACGTATTGCGCTGCTGCTGAAAGATCGGGGATTCAGTTTTCGCGTGCAGGATAAAAATCTGCCGGGACGGCCTGATTTTGTTCTGACCGAACAGCAGGCGATTATTTTTGTTCATGGCTGCTTCTGGCATCGTCATCACTGCTATCTGTTTAAGCTGCCGGCGACGCGCACAGAATTCTGGACCGGAAAAATTAACAGCAATGTTGAACGTGACCGGCGTTATGTGCGCCAGCTGCAGGAAAGCGGCTGGAAAGTGCTGATCATCTGGGAGTGTGCGCTACGTGGCAAACTGCGCCTGGCGGATCAGGATCTGCTGGAGCGGCTGGAGGAGTGGCTGCTGGCGATGCCGGAGAGTGCGGAGATCGACCATCAGGGCATTCATCATTACAACGCCGATTGCTAA
- the fliM gene encoding flagellar motor switch protein FliM produces the protein MGDSILSQAEIDALLNGDSGSAEEEKKQNGPEGDIRPYDPNTQRRVVRERLQALEIINERFARSFRMTLFNLLRRSPDISVGAIKIQPYHEFARNLPVPTNLNLIHLKPLRGTALVVFSPSLVFIAVDNLFGGDGRFPTKVEGREFTHTEQRVIRRMLKLALDGYSDAWKAIYPLDVEYVRSEMQVKFTNITTSPNDIVVNTPFQVEIGNLVGEFNICIPFSMIEPLRELLVNPPLENSRQEDNHWRDNLVKQVQHSELELIAHFAETSLRLSRILQLKPGDVLPIEKPERIIAHVDSVPVLTSQYGTMNGQYALRVEHLINPILNSLNEEQPHD, from the coding sequence ATGGGCGATAGCATTCTCTCCCAGGCTGAAATTGACGCCCTTTTAAACGGCGACAGTGGCAGCGCGGAAGAAGAAAAGAAACAAAACGGGCCGGAAGGCGATATTCGTCCTTACGACCCGAATACCCAGCGCCGCGTGGTGCGCGAGCGTTTGCAGGCGCTGGAAATTATTAACGAGCGTTTTGCCCGTAGTTTCCGTATGACGCTGTTTAACCTGTTGCGCCGTAGCCCGGACATCAGCGTCGGGGCGATTAAGATTCAGCCGTATCACGAGTTTGCCCGCAATCTGCCGGTGCCAACCAACCTGAATCTGATCCACCTGAAACCGCTGCGCGGCACGGCGCTGGTGGTGTTCTCACCCAGCCTGGTGTTTATCGCCGTCGACAACCTGTTTGGTGGTGACGGACGTTTTCCGACGAAAGTCGAAGGCCGTGAGTTTACCCATACCGAGCAGCGCGTTATCCGCCGCATGCTGAAGCTGGCGCTGGATGGTTACAGCGACGCATGGAAGGCTATTTATCCCCTGGACGTCGAGTATGTACGTTCAGAGATGCAGGTAAAGTTCACCAACATCACCACTTCACCGAACGACATCGTGGTTAACACGCCGTTCCAGGTGGAGATTGGTAACCTGGTGGGTGAGTTTAATATCTGCATCCCGTTTTCAATGATTGAACCGCTGCGCGAGCTGCTGGTGAATCCACCGCTCGAAAACTCACGTCAGGAAGATAACCACTGGCGCGATAACCTGGTCAAACAGGTGCAGCACTCTGAGCTGGAACTGATTGCTCACTTTGCCGAAACGTCACTGCGTCTCTCACGGATTCTGCAGCTGAAACCCGGTGATGTGCTGCCGATTGAGAAGCCGGAACGCATTATCGCCCATGTCGATAGCGTACCGGTCTTAACCAGCCAATATGGCACGATGAATGGGCAATATGCGCTCCGTGTCGAACACCTGATTAACCCGATTTTGAATTCGCTTAACGAGGAACAGCCCCATGACTGA
- a CDS encoding glycosyl transferase yields the protein MSDFYQNGVITNFHNLTHRSVESLEKEMVRFARKRKMGLILPSLFSELEGPALTKIVDELAKVPYLDEIVIGLDRADRDQFLFAREFFSRLPQRHRILWNDGPRLKAIDAELDKEGLSPTNPGKGRNVWFCTGYTLASDRTSCVALHDCDIVTYERGMLARLLYPLANPAFQYEFCKGFYARVADGKLNGRVGRLLVGPLLRSLQKVYGHSEYLDYLTSFRYPLSGEFAMRTHVLNGIKIPGDWGLEIGVLSEIYRNYTTRQSCQVEIADNYDHKHQPLAEDDGTGGLKRMSSDIVQSLLRKLATMGVPLTSDSFRVLKATYYRNALDMMETYNHEAAMNGLKFDQHVEEAAVEMFTQSILEAGQAFIERPNDKPFIPSWSRVQSAFPDVLQRIYQAVEEDNDGNV from the coding sequence ATGAGTGACTTTTATCAGAATGGCGTAATCACCAACTTCCACAACCTTACCCACCGCAGCGTGGAGTCGCTGGAAAAAGAGATGGTTCGCTTTGCCCGCAAACGCAAAATGGGGCTGATCCTGCCATCGCTGTTTTCCGAACTTGAAGGTCCGGCGCTGACGAAAATCGTTGATGAGCTGGCCAAAGTGCCTTATCTGGACGAAATTGTCATTGGTCTGGATCGTGCTGACCGCGATCAGTTCCTGTTTGCCCGCGAGTTCTTCTCCCGCCTGCCGCAACGGCATCGCATCCTGTGGAACGACGGCCCGCGTCTGAAAGCCATTGATGCGGAACTGGATAAAGAGGGTCTGTCGCCCACCAACCCCGGCAAAGGCCGTAACGTCTGGTTCTGCACCGGTTATACGCTGGCGTCAGATCGCACCAGCTGTGTGGCGCTGCATGACTGCGATATCGTCACGTATGAGCGTGGCATGCTGGCCCGCCTGCTCTACCCACTGGCCAACCCGGCGTTTCAGTATGAGTTCTGTAAGGGCTTCTACGCGCGCGTCGCGGATGGCAAGCTGAATGGCCGCGTCGGCCGTCTGCTGGTCGGGCCGCTGCTGCGCTCACTACAGAAAGTCTATGGCCATTCGGAATACCTGGATTACCTGACAAGCTTCCGCTATCCGCTCTCGGGCGAGTTCGCCATGCGAACGCATGTGCTGAACGGCATCAAGATCCCCGGCGACTGGGGACTGGAGATTGGCGTGCTGTCAGAGATTTATCGTAACTACACCACCCGCCAGTCGTGCCAGGTTGAGATCGCCGATAACTACGATCACAAGCATCAGCCGCTGGCAGAAGATGATGGCACCGGCGGCCTGAAGCGCATGAGCAGTGATATTGTCCAGTCACTGCTGCGCAAGCTCGCCACCATGGGTGTGCCGCTGACCAGCGACTCGTTCCGGGTGCTGAAAGCAACCTATTATCGTAATGCGCTGGATATGATGGAGACCTACAATCACGAAGCGGCAATGAACGGGCTGAAGTTTGATCAGCATGTGGAAGAGGCTGCGGTAGAGATGTTTACCCAGTCGATTCTGGAAGCAGGTCAGGCGTTTATTGAGCGTCCTAACGATAAGCCGTTTATACCGAGCTGGAGTCGTGTCCAGTCAGCCTTCCCGGATGTGCTGCAGCGAATCTATCAGGCGGTTGAAGAGGATAACGACGGTAACGTCTGA
- a CDS encoding YqaE/Pmp3 family membrane protein, whose amino-acid sequence MDILRIIIAILLPPLGVFMQVGFGGAFWLNILLTICGYIPGIVHAVWVIARR is encoded by the coding sequence ATGGACATCTTAAGAATTATTATCGCAATTCTGCTGCCACCGCTGGGTGTGTTTATGCAGGTCGGTTTTGGTGGTGCTTTCTGGCTGAATATTCTGCTGACGATCTGTGGTTACATCCCTGGTATCGTTCATGCCGTCTGGGTCATTGCCCGCCGCTAA
- a CDS encoding DUF808 domain-containing protein produces MAGTSLLTLLDDIATLLDDISVMGKVAAKKTAGVLGDDLSLNAQQVSGVKANRELPVVWGVAKGSFLNKLILVPLALIISAFAPWLITPLLMIGGAYLCYEGVEKVMHSLQHDKQSKSPEARQQRLESLANQNAAEFEKKKIKGAVRTDFILSAEIVAITLGIVSESPLLNQVIILAGIAILVTVGVYGIVAAIVKIDDLGFWLREKPSRVAQGIGSVLLAAAPWLMKILSVVGTIAMFLVGGGIVVHGITPLHHLIEEVSSGFSSWIAMLLSNGANLVLGFIIGSIVLLVVNLIARVRGKSV; encoded by the coding sequence TTGGCGGGAACCAGTTTACTGACTTTACTTGATGATATTGCAACACTTCTGGACGATATTTCCGTCATGGGGAAAGTGGCGGCGAAAAAGACTGCTGGCGTACTGGGCGACGATCTGTCGCTGAATGCTCAGCAGGTCAGCGGCGTCAAAGCCAACCGTGAGCTGCCGGTAGTATGGGGCGTTGCCAAAGGATCGTTTCTTAACAAACTGATCCTGGTGCCACTGGCGCTGATTATCTCCGCGTTTGCGCCCTGGCTGATTACGCCGCTGCTGATGATTGGCGGTGCCTATCTCTGCTACGAAGGCGTGGAGAAGGTAATGCACAGTCTGCAGCATGACAAGCAGAGCAAATCACCGGAAGCGCGTCAGCAGCGACTCGAGTCGCTGGCGAATCAGAATGCGGCCGAGTTTGAGAAGAAGAAGATCAAGGGCGCAGTGCGCACCGATTTCATTCTGTCAGCCGAAATTGTTGCGATTACCTTAGGCATCGTATCGGAATCGCCGCTGCTCAACCAGGTGATTATCCTGGCGGGCATCGCAATTCTGGTTACGGTAGGCGTTTACGGCATCGTGGCGGCCATCGTGAAAATTGATGACCTCGGTTTCTGGCTGCGTGAAAAGCCGTCGCGCGTTGCGCAGGGTATCGGCAGTGTGCTGCTGGCCGCCGCGCCCTGGCTGATGAAGATCCTCTCGGTAGTCGGCACCATCGCCATGTTCCTGGTCGGCGGCGGCATTGTGGTGCATGGCATCACGCCGCTGCATCATCTGATAGAGGAAGTCAGCAGTGGCTTCAGCAGCTGGATCGCGATGCTGCTCAGCAACGGCGCTAACCTGGTGCTCGGCTTTATCATTGGGTCGATCGTGCTGTTAGTGGTCAACCTTATTGCCAGAGTGCGCGGAAAATCGGTATAA
- the rcsA gene encoding transcriptional regulator RcsA: protein MPTIIMDSCNYTRLGLSDYMSLKGVKKKNISSVSDIEQLQQKCEQLNPGVVFINEDCFIHESDSSERIRSIITQHPDTLFFIFMAISNIHFEEYLYVRKNLIITSKSLKTSTLDSLLSTYLQKKLNQSARISSGMDVHPLTLSQTESNMLKMWMSGHDTIQISDKMQIKAKTVSSHKGNIKRKIKTHNKQVIYHVVRLTDNVTSGIYVNIR, encoded by the coding sequence ATGCCAACTATTATTATGGATTCCTGCAACTACACACGCCTGGGATTATCAGACTACATGTCTTTAAAGGGAGTTAAGAAGAAAAATATCTCTTCTGTCTCCGATATTGAGCAACTACAGCAAAAATGTGAGCAATTAAATCCTGGTGTCGTCTTTATTAATGAAGATTGTTTCATTCATGAGTCAGATTCCAGTGAACGTATCCGCAGTATTATTACGCAGCATCCTGATACGCTGTTCTTTATATTCATGGCGATTAGCAATATCCATTTTGAGGAATATCTCTACGTTCGTAAGAACCTGATTATTACATCAAAATCGCTGAAGACATCGACCCTGGATTCCTTACTCAGCACCTATTTGCAGAAGAAGCTTAACCAGTCTGCGCGCATCTCTTCGGGCATGGATGTTCACCCGCTGACGCTGAGCCAGACTGAGTCAAACATGCTGAAGATGTGGATGTCAGGTCATGACACCATTCAGATCTCAGATAAAATGCAAATTAAGGCCAAAACGGTATCGTCACACAAAGGTAATATTAAACGCAAAATCAAAACCCATAATAAACAGGTTATTTATCATGTGGTGCGTTTAACCGATAATGTGACCTCGGGTATTTACGTTAATATTCGCTGA
- the dsrB gene encoding protein DsrB: MKVNDRVSVKTDGGPRRVGTILAMEPFNEGTMFLVALEDYPLGIWFFNETQQPDGIFVEPYHDA; this comes from the coding sequence ATGAAGGTAAATGACCGCGTCAGCGTCAAAACCGATGGCGGCCCGCGTCGCGTTGGCACCATTCTGGCTATGGAGCCATTTAATGAAGGCACCATGTTTCTGGTCGCGCTGGAAGATTATCCATTAGGCATCTGGTTTTTTAATGAAACGCAGCAGCCGGATGGTATTTTCGTCGAGCCTTACCACGACGCCTGA
- the fliN gene encoding flagellar motor switch protein FliN, which translates to MTDSNKPSDDISADDLWAEAMNEQVGSSSAPQTDDVFKSFDSGNVAGSLQDIDLIMDIPVKLTVELGRTKMTIKELLRLAQGSVVALDGLAGEPLDILINGYLIAQGEVVVVNDKYGVRITDIITPSERMRRLSR; encoded by the coding sequence ATGACTGACAGTAATAAACCGTCTGACGATATCTCTGCGGACGATCTGTGGGCTGAAGCAATGAACGAGCAGGTCGGCAGCAGCAGTGCGCCGCAGACCGATGACGTCTTTAAGTCATTCGACAGCGGCAATGTCGCGGGCTCGTTGCAGGATATCGATCTGATTATGGATATCCCGGTGAAACTCACCGTCGAACTGGGCCGCACCAAGATGACCATCAAAGAGCTGCTGCGCCTGGCGCAGGGTTCGGTGGTAGCACTGGACGGACTGGCAGGTGAGCCGCTGGATATTCTGATCAACGGTTACCTGATTGCACAGGGTGAAGTGGTGGTGGTGAACGACAAATATGGCGTTCGTATCACTGACATCATCACCCCGTCTGAACGTATGCGTCGTCTGAGTCGCTAA
- a CDS encoding DUF2525 domain-containing protein produces MTDEKQHTDMPASDLKVDVEGLLAAIQAKTSGEIREYMEQGQMPRLEVEGQIFHSYTELAEAFEIDICDYRAYEANR; encoded by the coding sequence ATGACAGACGAAAAGCAGCACACCGATATGCCGGCGTCCGATTTGAAGGTGGATGTTGAGGGTTTACTGGCGGCGATTCAGGCGAAAACGTCAGGAGAGATAAGGGAATATATGGAGCAGGGCCAGATGCCACGGCTCGAAGTTGAAGGCCAGATTTTCCACTCCTATACCGAACTGGCAGAAGCGTTTGAAATCGACATCTGTGACTATCGCGCCTATGAAGCTAACCGCTGA
- the fliP gene encoding flagellar type III secretion system pore protein FliP (The bacterial flagellar biogenesis protein FliP forms a type III secretion system (T3SS)-type pore required for flagellar assembly.), whose product MRRLLPLLPLLLLAPVAHAQLPGLVSHSLPNGGQSWSLPVQTLVFITALTFIPAVLLMMTSFTRIIIVFGLLRNALGTPSAPPNQVLLGLSLFLTFFIMAPTFDKIYQDAYLPFSQDKISMDVAIDKGAQPLREFMLRQTREADLALFARLANTAPIAGPEAVPMRILLPAYVTSELKTAFQIGFTVFIPFLIIDLVVASVLMALGMMMVPPASIALPFKLMLFVLVDGWQLLVGSLAQSFYS is encoded by the coding sequence ATGCGTCGACTGCTTCCTTTATTGCCACTGCTGTTACTGGCACCGGTTGCCCATGCCCAGTTGCCGGGCCTGGTGAGTCACTCACTGCCGAATGGCGGTCAGAGCTGGTCACTGCCGGTACAGACGCTGGTCTTTATCACTGCGCTGACCTTTATTCCGGCCGTGCTGCTGATGATGACCAGCTTCACCCGTATCATCATTGTGTTTGGTTTACTGCGTAACGCGCTGGGCACGCCCTCTGCGCCGCCTAACCAGGTGTTGCTCGGACTGTCGCTGTTTCTGACTTTCTTTATTATGGCACCGACCTTCGACAAGATTTATCAGGATGCTTACCTGCCGTTCAGCCAGGACAAGATCAGCATGGACGTGGCGATTGATAAAGGTGCCCAGCCGCTGCGCGAGTTTATGCTGCGTCAGACCCGTGAAGCGGATTTAGCCCTGTTTGCCCGTCTGGCGAATACCGCCCCGATTGCCGGTCCTGAAGCGGTGCCAATGCGTATTCTGCTGCCCGCCTATGTGACCAGCGAGCTGAAGACCGCGTTCCAGATTGGCTTTACCGTATTTATCCCGTTCCTGATCATCGACCTGGTGGTTGCCAGCGTGCTGATGGCGCTGGGGATGATGATGGTACCGCCAGCGTCCATCGCGCTGCCGTTTAAACTGATGCTGTTTGTTCTGGTCGATGGCTGGCAACTGCTGGTCGGTTCACTGGCGCAAAGCTTCTACTCCTGA
- the fliQ gene encoding flagellar biosynthesis protein FliQ produces MTPESVMVMGQEAMRVALMLAAPLLLAALVSGLLISLIQAATQVNEQTLSFIPKILAVATTGIIAGPWMLNLLLDYIRTVFTNLPYIIG; encoded by the coding sequence ATGACACCCGAATCAGTAATGGTAATGGGACAGGAAGCGATGCGCGTCGCCCTGATGCTGGCCGCCCCGCTGCTGCTGGCAGCCCTGGTCAGCGGTCTGCTGATCAGCCTGATCCAGGCGGCGACCCAGGTCAACGAACAGACCTTATCCTTTATTCCTAAGATCCTGGCGGTTGCCACCACCGGTATCATTGCCGGCCCGTGGATGCTGAATCTGCTGCTGGACTATATCCGGACCGTCTTTACCAACCTGCCTTATATCATCGGCTGA
- the fliR gene encoding flagellar biosynthetic protein FliR, translating to MITLDSSQLVQWVSQFFWPLVRIMALFATAPILSERSVSKRVKIGLAVMITWLLMPLLPAVNVTLFSPAGFWLLIQQMLIGIALGFTMQFAFAAVRLAGEVIGLQMGISFATFFDPGSRLNMPVLARFLDMLAMLLFLTFNGHLWLISLLADSFHTLPIGGHPLNANAFMALVKSGGLIFLNGMMLALPLIVLLLMVNLVLGLLNRVSPQLSIFAIGFPITLSVGILTISLLMPLLAPFCEHLFSEIFDLLALFLTELSRP from the coding sequence ATGATTACTCTCGACAGCAGCCAGCTGGTTCAGTGGGTCAGCCAGTTTTTCTGGCCACTGGTGCGCATCATGGCGTTGTTCGCTACTGCGCCGATCCTCAGTGAACGATCCGTCAGCAAACGTGTCAAAATCGGACTGGCGGTGATGATCACCTGGCTGCTGATGCCGCTGTTACCTGCTGTCAATGTCACCCTGTTTTCCCCTGCCGGTTTCTGGCTGCTGATCCAGCAGATGCTGATTGGTATCGCGCTGGGCTTTACCATGCAGTTTGCGTTTGCGGCGGTGCGCCTTGCCGGGGAAGTGATTGGATTGCAGATGGGCATTTCGTTCGCCACCTTTTTTGATCCTGGCAGCCGTCTGAACATGCCGGTGCTGGCCCGTTTTCTCGACATGCTGGCCATGCTGCTGTTTCTGACCTTTAACGGACATCTGTGGCTGATCTCACTGCTGGCGGACAGTTTTCACACGCTGCCGATTGGTGGCCACCCGCTAAATGCCAACGCATTTATGGCGCTGGTGAAATCCGGCGGATTAATTTTCCTTAATGGCATGATGTTAGCGCTGCCCTTAATCGTTTTGTTACTCATGGTAAATCTGGTACTGGGTTTGTTAAACCGTGTTTCACCACAGTTATCAATCTTCGCAATTGGCTTCCCGATTACCTTATCAGTCGGAATTTTAACCATCAGCCTGCTGATGCCCCTGCTGGCCCCGTTCTGTGAGCATTTGTTCAGTGAAATATTTGATTTACTGGCCCTGTTCCTGACAGAACTATCCCGTCCCTGA
- a CDS encoding mannosyl-3-phosphoglycerate phosphatase-related protein, with protein sequence MPDLQQPLMIITDLDGSLLDHHTYRWDAATEWLTTLKQSAIPLVICSSKTAAEIIPLQKKLGISGSPFIAENGAVLQLQDQQRIRLPDNTLTYDALCQRLAALKTAYRFTGFHDFSDPEVASMTGLSEGDAALARQRDASEVIVWRDSDEAFDSFQEALRAEGLALTQGGRFWHVMPAGCGKGEALRWLLDHAPGEAPITIGLGDGPNDAPMLDAVDYAVVIKGYSKTPVTLSRTDQQQVYHTAHHGPEGWREGLDYFLTQSQ encoded by the coding sequence ATGCCCGATCTTCAACAGCCGTTAATGATTATTACCGATCTCGATGGTTCGCTACTGGACCACCATACCTATCGCTGGGATGCGGCCACGGAGTGGCTCACCACACTAAAACAGTCCGCTATTCCGCTGGTGATCTGTTCCAGTAAGACGGCAGCCGAAATCATTCCGCTGCAAAAAAAACTTGGGATCAGTGGTTCACCCTTTATTGCCGAGAACGGTGCCGTGCTTCAGCTGCAGGATCAGCAGCGTATCCGTCTGCCTGATAACACGCTGACTTATGACGCCCTCTGCCAGCGGCTGGCTGCATTGAAAACAGCCTACCGCTTTACCGGCTTTCATGATTTCTCCGATCCGGAAGTGGCCTCAATGACCGGACTGAGTGAGGGAGATGCCGCGCTGGCACGCCAGCGCGACGCCTCTGAAGTGATTGTCTGGCGCGACAGCGATGAAGCTTTCGATAGCTTTCAGGAGGCACTGCGTGCTGAAGGGCTGGCGCTGACGCAGGGCGGACGTTTCTGGCATGTCATGCCAGCAGGCTGCGGCAAAGGTGAAGCGCTGCGCTGGCTGCTGGATCATGCCCCCGGTGAAGCGCCCATCACAATTGGTCTCGGTGACGGGCCGAATGATGCGCCGATGCTGGATGCAGTTGATTATGCCGTCGTGATTAAGGGCTACAGTAAAACACCGGTAACACTCAGCCGGACCGATCAGCAGCAGGTCTATCACACCGCTCACCATGGCCCCGAAGGCTGGCGTGAAGGGCTGGACTATTTTTTGACTCAATCTCAATAA
- the fliO gene encoding flagellar biosynthetic protein FliO, producing MNSQNQTLQPAAPHAQAISTGSMLAQVSSVLAVIILLILACAWLARRAGFAPKKVSGQELKLTASVSVGQRERVVIVDTADARLVLGVTAQQITHLHTLPPGEPVSVTPVNSAPQDFRQLLQNLVKRPGKPQ from the coding sequence ATGAATAGCCAGAATCAAACGCTGCAACCGGCCGCACCGCACGCACAGGCGATTTCGACCGGTTCTATGCTGGCACAGGTCAGCAGCGTGTTAGCAGTGATTATTTTATTGATTCTGGCCTGCGCCTGGCTGGCACGCCGTGCCGGCTTTGCGCCGAAAAAGGTCAGTGGTCAGGAGCTGAAACTCACGGCCAGCGTCTCAGTGGGCCAGCGTGAGCGGGTGGTGATTGTCGATACTGCCGATGCGCGTCTGGTGCTGGGCGTCACTGCCCAGCAGATTACTCATCTGCATACGCTGCCGCCGGGTGAACCGGTCTCTGTGACGCCAGTAAACAGTGCGCCACAGGATTTTCGTCAGCTGTTACAGAATCTGGTTAAACGTCCCGGAAAACCACAATGA
- a CDS encoding methyl-accepting chemotaxis protein: protein MNTALDNNGHKSAGIWQNLRLMPLFSLIFGGILLLFALCIGIASYFLISSNHSLNDATDEIQVRMGLANSSNHLRTARLTIIQAGAAARIGEMDAFRANVAAAEKRIQQAKEGFAVYQAREVKTPADVELDATLQARFNDYINKGLIPMINAGKQGSFEGIIAQETDVTRRLDDDYNAVLLKAIKIRTDRANAITAEADHLSRIGFISMAVAFSAALVLVLLTFVFLRRVVINPLRQSVMRIERIAQGDLTSVPLPYGRSEIGTLIHNLQLMQQALVTTVGTVREGAVAIYQGSSEISAGNTDLSSRTEQQAAALEQTAASMEQLTATVKQNAENAHHASQLAADASGKARSGGDLVDSVVKTMTNISGSSKKIAEITNVINSIAFQTNILALNAAVEAARAGEQGRGFAVVASEVRNLAQRSAQAAKEIESLIAESVTLINDGSHQVGAAGSTMGEIVEAVRRVTDIMSEIAAASDEQSRGIQQVSQAVTEMDNVTQQNASLVEEASAAAASLEDQAGKLTQAVAAFRLQDSPATKSVATRVTSPAKTSALPPRPALTTGSDNWETF from the coding sequence ATGAACACTGCATTAGATAATAATGGACATAAAAGCGCTGGCATCTGGCAGAATCTCCGCCTGATGCCGCTGTTTAGCCTGATCTTCGGCGGCATATTGCTGCTGTTCGCACTCTGTATTGGTATCGCCAGTTACTTTCTTATCTCAAGCAACCACTCTCTCAATGATGCTACGGACGAAATCCAGGTTCGCATGGGCCTCGCTAACAGTTCCAACCACCTGCGTACGGCACGCCTGACCATTATTCAGGCCGGTGCCGCCGCGCGTATTGGTGAAATGGACGCGTTTCGCGCCAACGTGGCGGCTGCTGAAAAACGGATTCAGCAGGCTAAAGAGGGGTTTGCGGTCTATCAGGCACGTGAAGTGAAGACCCCCGCTGACGTTGAACTGGATGCCACGCTGCAGGCACGCTTCAACGATTACATCAATAAAGGCCTGATACCCATGATTAATGCCGGTAAACAGGGCAGCTTTGAGGGCATTATCGCCCAGGAGACGGACGTTACCCGCAGGCTGGATGATGACTATAACGCAGTGTTACTGAAGGCGATCAAAATTCGTACTGACCGCGCGAATGCTATTACTGCCGAAGCCGATCATCTGTCACGCATTGGCTTTATCTCGATGGCCGTGGCGTTTAGTGCCGCACTGGTGCTGGTGCTGCTGACCTTTGTCTTCCTGCGACGCGTGGTGATTAACCCGCTGCGTCAGTCGGTGATGCGTATCGAACGCATTGCGCAGGGCGATCTGACCTCTGTTCCCCTGCCCTATGGCCGCAGTGAGATTGGTACGCTGATCCACAACCTGCAGCTGATGCAGCAGGCGCTGGTCACCACCGTCGGAACGGTGCGTGAAGGTGCTGTGGCGATTTATCAGGGCTCCAGCGAAATTTCAGCTGGTAACACCGATCTCTCTTCACGCACCGAGCAGCAGGCGGCAGCACTGGAGCAGACCGCTGCCAGCATGGAACAGCTCACCGCCACGGTAAAACAGAACGCCGAGAATGCCCATCACGCCAGCCAGCTGGCCGCGGATGCCTCTGGCAAGGCGCGCAGCGGGGGTGATCTGGTCGATAGCGTGGTGAAAACCATGACCAACATTTCCGGCAGCTCAAAGAAAATCGCTGAGATCACTAACGTCATTAACAGCATCGCGTTCCAGACCAACATCCTGGCGCTGAACGCAGCGGTTGAAGCAGCGCGCGCCGGAGAACAGGGTCGCGGCTTTGCGGTGGTGGCAAGCGAAGTGCGCAATCTGGCCCAGCGTAGTGCGCAGGCGGCCAAAGAGATTGAATCCCTGATTGCTGAGTCGGTCACGCTGATTAATGACGGTTCGCATCAGGTTGGCGCAGCGGGCAGTACCATGGGTGAGATTGTCGAGGCGGTACGTCGCGTCACCGATATTATGTCGGAAATCGCCGCGGCATCGGACGAACAGAGCAGGGGTATTCAGCAGGTGAGCCAGGCGGTCACTGAGATGGACAACGTCACACAGCAGAACGCCTCGCTGGTGGAAGAAGCCTCAGCAGCAGCAGCCTCGCTGGAAGATCAGGCGGGCAAACTGACACAGGCGGTAGCGGCATTCCGTCTGCAGGATTCGCCTGCCACGAAAAGTGTGGCCACCCGCGTCACATCACCAGCCAAAACATCCGCTCTGCCACCGCGCCCGGCGCTGACCACCGGTAGTGATAACTGGGAAACCTTCTGA
- a CDS encoding YodC family protein translates to MVFAISEEVQHKEEGQTMVVTGYASGMVECRWYDGFAVRSEAFRSDELCALNPAQQLAG, encoded by the coding sequence ATGGTTTTCGCAATCAGTGAAGAAGTGCAGCATAAGGAAGAGGGGCAGACGATGGTGGTGACCGGCTACGCGAGTGGCATGGTGGAGTGCCGCTGGTATGACGGCTTTGCCGTGCGCAGCGAGGCTTTTCGCAGCGATGAACTCTGCGCCCTGAATCCGGCACAACAACTGGCGGGCTGA